Proteins from a genomic interval of Fusarium oxysporum Fo47 chromosome I, complete sequence:
- a CDS encoding nucleophile aminohydrolase, with translation MAAMFSQNPLMNGPNYSFSDAPKTNSGEFREHRFNPYTDNGGSTLAIAGADFTIMAGDTRHTSGYSINSRMSPKVFRIGGTTASQEDATLVLSVVGFAADGEALRDHLDTICKIYRYRHGKPMTVNACAKRLSTVLYSKRFFPYYSHAMLGGLDEEGRGAVYSYDPVGSYEREQCRAGGAAGSLIMPFLDNQVNFKNQYIPGSGEGHELKERERRPLTRTEVETVVKDAFDGAVERHIEVGDNLQMLIITADGIEETFLPLKKD, from the exons ATGGCTGCCATGTTCAGCCAGAACCCTCTGATGAATGGGCCCAACTATTCATTCTCCGATGCCCCCAAGACCAACAGCGGCGAGTTTCGAGAACATCGATTTAACCC CTACACCGACAATGGCGGCTCGACTCTTGCCATTGCTGGCGCAGACTTtaccatcatggctggtgaCACCCGCCACACCAGCGGTTATAGCATCAACTCTCGCATGTCCCCCAAGGTCTTCCGAATCGGCGGCACCACTGCCTCTCAGGAGGATGCTACACTAGTCCTATCTGTCGTCGGCTTCgctgctgatggtgaggcCCTCCGCGACCACCTCGACACCATCTGCAAGATCTACCGTTACCGCCACGGCAAGCCTATGACTGTCAATGCTTGTGCCAAACGCCTCTCTACCGTTCTCTACTCGAAGCGATTCTTCCCCTACTACTCGCATGCGATGCTCGGCGGTCTGGATGAGGAGGGCAGAGGCGCTGTGTACTCATACGATCCCGTGGGGAGCTACGAACGGGAGCAGTGCCGAGCAGGCGGTGCTGCGGGCAGTCTGATCATGCCTTTCCTGGACAACCAGGTCAACTTCAAGAACCAGTATATTCCCGGAAGCGGAGAAGGGCATGAGCTGAAGGAGCGGGAGCGACGTCCTCTTACACGAACAGAGGTCGAGACTGTCGTCAAGGATGCATTCGATGGTGCGGTGGAGCGTCACATTGAGGTTGGCGATAACCTTCAAATGCTCATCATCACAGCAGACGGTATTGAGGAGACtttcttgcccttgaagaaggatTAG
- a CDS encoding 6,7-dimethyl-8-ribityllumazine synthase, protein MSLKGPSPQHHDGSGLRIGIVHARWNSTIIDPLVTGAKEKLLAAGVKESNIVTQSCPGSWELPIAVQRLFSASQIQGTSTGGPSATDLLASSTTDLTSLPASSGAFDAIIAVGVLIKGETMHFEYIAESTCQGLMRVQLDTGVPVILGVLTVLTEDQAKARAGVDGKGHNHGEDWGLAAVEMGVKRKEWANGTIDG, encoded by the exons ATGTCTCTCAAGGGTCCCTCTCCGCAACACCACGATGGCTCTGGCCTGCGCATCGGCATTGTCCACGCTCGTTGGAACTCAACCATCATCGACCCTCTTGTGACCGgtgccaaggagaagctccTCGCAGCTGGTGTTAAGGAGTCCAATATTGTCACCCAATCTTGCCCTGGCTCCTGGGAGCTCCCCATTGCCGTCCAGCG CCTGTTCTCCGCCTCTCAGATCCAGGGTACCTCGACTGGCGGTCCTTCGGCAACCGATCTTCTGGCTTCATCCACTACCGATCTCACCTCTCTTCCCGCCTCCTCTGGCGCCTTTGATGCCATCATCGCTGTCGGCGTTCTAATCAAGGGAGAGACCATGCACTTTGAGTACATTGCCGAGTCAACTTGCCAGGGCCTTATGCGCGTGCAGCTCGACACTGGCGTTCCCGTCATTCTTGGTGTCTTGACCGTTCTGACCGAGGACCAAGCGAAGGCTCGTGCCGGTGTCGACGGTAAGGGCCACAACCATGGAGAGGATTGGGGTCTGGCGGCTGTCGAGATGGGTGTCAAGAGAAAGGAGTGGGCCAACGGCACCATTGATGGTTAG